In Exiguobacterium sibiricum 7-3, a genomic segment contains:
- a CDS encoding sensor histidine kinase translates to METKKMMRSYFFQITAVLFILICLVISALAFTADRVTISRVEQQTEKQSEKSVEVSSNALRDSVGNLHEKIMSLQLNVTNMNNLDRAIRDSNLLDIDTGFKSFFYYDRKTDKITWFSSEDRRISDSKIRRDDSFVQALTSTDFHMSPRYDIANDSLTYMYVSVRNGNERVGVFGGGLSLMNSVVFRNSLESFDDDTMAYLFNSQGEPLATSKNLVTDQERLLSQSVVNRAFKSSKPYEIFSTNKDMYYFARDLKVTDWKILVRTPRSVFYEPVYTTRQQYLVIAALTLVLSLIVGYLMSRQLTAPLLELVQKIEKSTTPQPITLERSGSNEVKTLVSAYNEYAQRMEHARVEQLSQQQVILHQEKLASLGQLAAGIAHEIRNPLTPVKMALQLLSEEKQNNPDMMQIALSELDRANQLIQTMLDLSKNDKTTLAMEQIDMKKMMEKLTFILESKSHPYEADCKIYTPAHMPPLYASENGLLQVLSNCIGNALDAVESKGPDGICHVHLHVYPDQFVFIVQDNGVGMTEEQILMIGQAFNTSKINGNGLGLFMSNQIVRQHNGRIEVDSKVGVGTTVQLFFPRREEQA, encoded by the coding sequence ATGGAGACGAAAAAGATGATGCGGTCCTATTTTTTCCAAATCACGGCTGTTTTGTTCATTCTTATTTGTCTTGTCATCTCGGCACTTGCCTTTACCGCAGACCGTGTCACGATTTCACGAGTCGAACAGCAGACGGAGAAACAGAGTGAAAAAAGTGTCGAAGTCTCGAGTAATGCGTTACGCGACAGCGTCGGGAACTTACACGAAAAAATCATGAGTCTTCAATTGAATGTCACAAATATGAACAATCTCGATCGAGCGATTCGGGATTCGAATTTGCTGGATATCGATACCGGATTTAAAAGCTTCTTTTATTATGATCGTAAAACCGATAAAATCACCTGGTTTTCGAGTGAAGATCGCCGTATTTCGGATTCCAAGATTCGTCGCGATGACTCTTTTGTACAAGCTCTGACGAGTACGGATTTTCATATGAGTCCACGTTATGATATAGCGAATGATTCTTTGACCTATATGTATGTCTCGGTTCGAAATGGCAATGAGCGGGTCGGCGTATTTGGTGGAGGGCTCAGTCTTATGAATTCCGTCGTTTTTCGAAATTCACTGGAATCGTTTGATGATGATACGATGGCCTATTTATTTAACAGCCAGGGTGAGCCGCTGGCAACATCTAAAAATCTTGTGACCGATCAAGAACGCCTCTTGAGTCAAAGTGTTGTCAATCGGGCTTTCAAAAGCAGCAAACCGTACGAAATCTTTAGTACAAATAAAGATATGTACTATTTCGCACGCGATTTGAAGGTGACGGATTGGAAAATCCTAGTGCGCACACCGCGGAGTGTATTTTACGAACCGGTCTATACGACACGTCAGCAATATTTGGTCATTGCGGCACTTACGTTGGTGCTCAGTCTGATTGTCGGTTATTTGATGTCGCGGCAATTGACAGCACCCTTACTGGAACTTGTTCAAAAAATCGAAAAAAGTACGACACCTCAACCGATTACTCTGGAACGTTCTGGCTCGAATGAAGTCAAGACCTTAGTCTCCGCCTACAATGAATATGCGCAAAGGATGGAACATGCACGGGTCGAACAGTTGAGTCAGCAACAGGTGATTTTACATCAGGAAAAACTGGCATCTCTCGGACAACTGGCGGCAGGAATTGCCCATGAAATCCGAAATCCGTTGACACCGGTTAAGATGGCACTGCAACTGCTGTCAGAAGAAAAACAAAACAATCCGGATATGATGCAAATTGCCTTATCCGAACTGGACCGGGCCAACCAGTTAATTCAGACGATGCTCGATTTATCCAAAAATGATAAAACAACGCTGGCAATGGAACAGATTGATATGAAAAAAATGATGGAGAAATTAACGTTCATTCTCGAATCGAAATCACATCCCTACGAAGCGGACTGCAAGATTTACACACCGGCACATATGCCGCCGCTGTATGCTTCGGAAAATGGCTTGTTACAAGTGTTGTCGAACTGTATCGGAAACGCACTGGATGCCGTCGAATCGAAAGGGCCAGACGGGATTTGTCATGTCCACCTCCATGTATATCCTGATCAGTTTGTATTTATCGTCCAGGATAATGGTGTTGGAATGACGGAGGAACAGATTCTCATGATTGGACAGGCATTTAATACGTCTAAAATCAACGGCAATGGTTTAGGATTGTTCATGTCTAATCAGATCGTTCGTCAGCATAATGGACGAATCGAAGTCGACAGTAAGGTCGGTGTCGGGACGACAGTACAACTCTTTTTCCCAAGACGGGAGGAGCAGGCATGA
- a CDS encoding Nif3-like dinuclear metal center hexameric protein, with the protein MANGQQVIEQFETFAPKKFAFEGDPIGLQIGTLHKEVKRVLVTLDVLETVVDEAIEKKIDLIIAHHPPIFSKLPKVTDQSAAGRIVMKCIKHDIAVYAAHTNLDVAEGGVNDLMATALGLTDTKVLVPSFENTLYKLVVFVPESAVRQVSEALGKAGAGHIGAYSDCQFHTTGIGQFKATAEANPYVGQPGQLEQVKEVRIETIVTELNQKQVIRAMKQAHPYEEVAYDMIRQEIVAPSLGLGRIGRLKEAVPLKVFAEQVRSAFGVENLRFVGDENRLIQKVAVLGGDGNKYVSTAAFAGADVLVTGDLYFHVAHDAMALGLAVIDPGHHVESVMKQGVVDLLTERFEKQNIKGVELFVSETNTNPFRFL; encoded by the coding sequence ATGGCAAACGGTCAACAAGTCATCGAACAGTTTGAGACATTTGCGCCGAAAAAATTTGCCTTTGAAGGAGATCCGATCGGCTTGCAAATCGGGACACTCCATAAAGAGGTCAAACGGGTCCTTGTCACGCTAGATGTGTTGGAAACCGTCGTGGATGAAGCGATTGAAAAAAAAATCGATTTGATCATTGCCCATCACCCGCCGATTTTCAGCAAACTGCCAAAAGTGACGGATCAATCGGCAGCGGGACGTATCGTCATGAAATGCATCAAACATGATATTGCCGTCTATGCCGCCCACACGAACTTAGATGTCGCGGAAGGCGGCGTCAATGACCTGATGGCAACGGCATTAGGTCTCACGGATACAAAGGTCCTGGTGCCGTCTTTCGAAAACACGCTCTATAAACTCGTTGTCTTTGTTCCTGAATCTGCCGTACGACAGGTCTCGGAAGCGTTAGGGAAAGCAGGAGCGGGGCATATCGGAGCATACAGTGACTGTCAGTTCCATACGACGGGGATCGGACAATTCAAAGCGACGGCGGAGGCGAATCCGTACGTAGGACAACCGGGACAACTAGAGCAGGTAAAAGAAGTGCGAATCGAGACGATTGTCACGGAATTGAACCAAAAACAAGTCATTCGGGCAATGAAACAAGCACATCCGTATGAAGAAGTCGCGTATGACATGATCCGTCAAGAAATTGTAGCGCCATCACTTGGTCTCGGGCGGATTGGCCGATTAAAAGAAGCCGTTCCCTTAAAAGTTTTTGCGGAACAGGTGCGGTCCGCCTTTGGAGTTGAAAACTTACGGTTTGTCGGAGATGAGAATCGCTTGATTCAAAAAGTAGCTGTGTTGGGCGGGGACGGGAATAAATATGTTTCGACAGCAGCCTTTGCAGGGGCAGATGTATTAGTGACAGGTGATTTATATTTCCATGTCGCGCATGATGCGATGGCACTCGGACTTGCTGTGATTGATCCCGGACACCATGTCGAGTCGGTCATGAAGCAGGGAGTCGTCGACCTTCTGACAGAACGGTTTGAAAAACAGAACATCAAAGGTGTCGAATTGTTTGTGTCAGAAACCAATACGAATCCTTTTCGATTTCTTTAA
- a CDS encoding FeoA family protein, with the protein MTDLAMIPIGKPVVMTDLNKIEDRLRRRLLALGFYEGCPVVVRRRASFQGPLTIEQRDHHQMIAIRKSDAKNIGVFLP; encoded by the coding sequence ATGACTGATTTAGCAATGATTCCGATTGGTAAACCTGTAGTGATGACAGATTTAAATAAAATCGAAGATCGACTCCGGAGACGCCTGCTTGCTCTTGGGTTTTATGAAGGATGTCCGGTCGTTGTCAGGAGACGAGCGAGCTTTCAAGGTCCTTTGACGATAGAACAACGTGACCACCATCAAATGATTGCCATTCGCAAAAGTGATGCAAAAAACATCGGGGTGTTCTTACCATGA
- a CDS encoding DEAD/DEAH box helicase: protein MNGFTHFDLHPFVVEALEDARIKKPTDIQSRIIPAALKGRDIIGQSQTGTGKTLSFLLPIVQNVNPELQEMQAIIVAPTRELAWQIHEELKSILVKQPDYIKTSLITGGMDRERQIGRVKVSPQIVIGTPGRILDLFKEQALKPHFVKHYIIDEADQMLDMGFLPEVDRIAQALPEKLQMMVFSATIPEKLQPFLKKYMNNPRYAHVDPKQQTAKKIVHHTVPVKHRDRSDLTLKLAKALNPYICLVFTNTKTEAIELEALFLEAGLNVGSLHGDLPARRRKQAIKEINEAKYQYVIVTDLAARGIDISGVSHVINHGIPKDLDFYVHRVGRTGRVDQDGLAYTLFEDHENGSINRLEDRGIEFINVDVKSGQVSEVKERRRAKPHMKTAVSKTAHSRLSGEAAKAKKRVKPGYKKKHQYKLKETAKRERIKEQRGIGRAERKANASKTK, encoded by the coding sequence ATGAATGGATTTACCCATTTCGATTTGCACCCGTTCGTCGTCGAAGCACTCGAAGACGCACGTATTAAAAAACCAACCGATATTCAATCCCGGATCATTCCAGCAGCGCTCAAAGGGCGGGATATCATTGGACAATCACAGACAGGAACAGGAAAAACGTTGTCGTTCCTCTTGCCGATCGTTCAAAATGTCAATCCGGAACTTCAAGAAATGCAAGCTATCATCGTCGCACCGACGCGCGAGCTCGCTTGGCAGATTCACGAGGAATTGAAATCGATCCTCGTCAAACAACCTGATTACATCAAGACAAGCCTTATCACAGGTGGAATGGATCGCGAACGTCAAATCGGACGTGTCAAAGTCTCACCGCAAATCGTGATCGGAACGCCGGGCCGCATCCTGGACCTCTTTAAAGAACAAGCATTGAAACCGCATTTCGTGAAACATTACATCATCGATGAAGCGGATCAGATGCTCGACATGGGATTCTTGCCGGAAGTCGACCGGATTGCCCAAGCATTACCGGAGAAGTTACAGATGATGGTCTTCTCGGCAACGATTCCTGAAAAACTGCAACCGTTCTTGAAAAAATATATGAACAATCCACGTTATGCGCATGTGGACCCAAAACAACAGACAGCGAAAAAAATCGTGCACCATACGGTTCCGGTCAAACACCGTGATCGTTCTGATTTGACGTTGAAACTGGCGAAAGCCCTCAACCCGTATATCTGTCTCGTCTTTACGAATACGAAAACAGAAGCGATCGAACTCGAAGCTCTCTTCCTTGAAGCGGGACTCAACGTCGGTTCGCTTCACGGTGACTTGCCGGCCCGTCGTCGGAAACAAGCCATCAAGGAAATTAACGAAGCGAAATACCAGTACGTTATCGTAACGGATCTTGCTGCACGCGGCATCGATATTTCAGGTGTCTCGCACGTCATCAACCACGGGATTCCGAAAGATCTCGACTTCTATGTTCACCGTGTCGGTCGGACGGGTCGTGTTGACCAAGACGGATTGGCTTACACATTGTTTGAAGATCACGAAAATGGTTCGATCAACCGTCTTGAAGACCGTGGTATTGAATTCATCAACGTCGATGTCAAGAGTGGTCAAGTCAGCGAAGTGAAGGAACGCCGTCGTGCGAAACCACACATGAAAACAGCAGTTTCGAAAACCGCGCACAGTCGTTTATCAGGTGAAGCTGCAAAAGCGAAAAAACGTGTCAAACCAGGTTATAAAAAGAAACACCAGTATAAACTGAAAGAAACAGCAAAACGCGAACGAATCAAAGAACAACGTGGAATCGGACGTGCTGAACGTAAAGCGAACGCAAGTAAAACAAAATAA
- a CDS encoding 4-hydroxy-3-methylbut-2-enyl diphosphate reductase: MLVKKISPRGYCYGVVDAMKLAQQAALNENLPRPIHILGMIVHNAHVTREFERMGVLTVDGPDRLEALETIKEGTVIFTAHGISPAVYARAAEKKLTVVDATCPDVTRTHDLIRTVVADDYEVIYVGKHGHPEPEGAVGVAPEHVHLIEKVEDIEALPAHLANKKIIVTNQTTMSQWDVQALMGHVREKYPHVEVHNEICNATQVRQEAVAEQAGDCDLVIVVGDPRSNNSNRLAQVSFDIAATPAHRIGDLTELDLSWLEGVNQVGVTSGASTPTPITKKVIDFLQQYDPADISTHDKTPFLELRRILPKVKIL, translated from the coding sequence ATGCTTGTTAAAAAAATCAGTCCCCGTGGTTATTGTTACGGTGTTGTTGATGCGATGAAACTTGCTCAACAAGCTGCACTAAACGAAAACTTGCCACGTCCTATCCATATCCTTGGCATGATTGTCCATAATGCCCACGTCACGCGTGAATTCGAACGGATGGGGGTCTTGACCGTAGATGGTCCCGACCGCCTGGAAGCACTTGAGACGATTAAAGAAGGAACCGTCATTTTTACAGCACACGGAATCTCCCCTGCTGTCTATGCCCGTGCAGCCGAGAAAAAATTGACTGTCGTTGATGCGACGTGTCCGGACGTCACCCGGACACACGACTTGATCCGAACTGTCGTCGCAGATGATTATGAAGTCATTTATGTCGGTAAACACGGTCATCCGGAACCTGAAGGAGCCGTAGGTGTGGCACCAGAACACGTTCATTTGATCGAAAAAGTTGAAGATATCGAAGCGTTACCTGCTCATCTCGCCAATAAAAAAATCATCGTCACGAATCAAACGACGATGAGCCAATGGGATGTCCAGGCGTTAATGGGGCATGTCCGCGAAAAATATCCGCATGTCGAAGTGCATAACGAAATTTGTAATGCAACGCAAGTGCGCCAGGAAGCTGTTGCAGAACAAGCCGGTGATTGCGACTTAGTGATTGTCGTCGGCGATCCACGTTCAAACAACTCCAATCGCCTGGCACAGGTTTCATTTGATATTGCCGCAACACCGGCTCACCGGATCGGTGATTTAACGGAACTGGATTTATCATGGCTCGAGGGTGTAAACCAAGTGGGCGTAACATCTGGTGCATCGACGCCAACACCGATTACTAAAAAAGTCATCGATTTCTTACAACAGTACGATCCGGCTGATATCAGCACCCATGACAAGACGCCGTTCCTCGAATTGCGCCGAATCTTACCAAAAGTTAAAATTCTTTAA
- the cccA gene encoding cytochrome c550: MRNPLVPFASIAIIAIIAMISLSYFGVDQVKQAEKGPSTAEMKPEDLFASKGCTGCHGGNLEGGVGPNLTKIGAKLKEEEIKEIAMNGKGQMPGGLANDEEAAALAKWLAAKK; this comes from the coding sequence ATGCGTAATCCGTTAGTACCGTTCGCATCGATTGCGATCATCGCCATCATCGCCATGATTTCATTGTCATACTTTGGGGTCGATCAGGTAAAACAAGCAGAAAAAGGTCCATCAACAGCTGAAATGAAGCCGGAAGATCTGTTTGCATCTAAAGGATGTACAGGATGCCACGGTGGAAATCTTGAAGGTGGAGTCGGTCCGAACTTAACAAAGATCGGCGCGAAGCTGAAAGAAGAAGAAATTAAAGAAATCGCTATGAACGGTAAAGGGCAAATGCCTGGCGGTCTTGCGAATGACGAAGAAGCCGCTGCTTTAGCAAAATGGCTCGCTGCAAAGAAATAA
- a CDS encoding tRNA (adenine(22)-N(1))-methyltransferase, protein MQTNVILDQRLQKVVSYIPQGAVLADIGSDHAFVPCYCIQQNLIERAIAGEVNVGPMEAAQGQVALVQLEDKVDVRLGSGLTVLTPGEVTAVTIAGMGGTLIASILEEGKNHLSGEERLILQPNVDAVDVRKWLLANGYALLSEAIVKENEKIYEILVAEKGEESLYSDDVEQRDWELYFGPQLSREKAPAFIEKWQTEKQKRQYILKQMHHGNDSDVLQGKIANIERLIQKMEEVTN, encoded by the coding sequence ATGCAAACGAACGTCATACTTGATCAACGACTACAAAAAGTCGTGTCTTATATTCCACAAGGAGCCGTACTCGCAGATATCGGATCCGATCACGCTTTTGTGCCTTGTTACTGTATCCAGCAAAACTTGATTGAACGCGCGATTGCCGGTGAAGTCAACGTGGGACCAATGGAAGCGGCACAAGGACAGGTTGCGCTTGTTCAATTAGAAGATAAAGTTGATGTCCGGCTCGGGAGTGGCCTGACCGTCTTAACACCGGGTGAAGTGACGGCAGTAACGATTGCTGGAATGGGCGGAACGTTGATTGCTTCGATTTTAGAAGAAGGCAAAAATCACTTATCCGGAGAAGAAAGATTGATTTTACAACCAAACGTCGATGCCGTTGATGTGCGGAAGTGGCTGCTCGCTAACGGCTATGCCTTATTATCAGAAGCGATTGTCAAAGAAAATGAGAAGATTTATGAAATTCTTGTTGCGGAAAAAGGAGAAGAATCGTTATATTCGGACGATGTCGAACAACGGGATTGGGAATTGTATTTTGGTCCGCAATTGTCACGGGAAAAGGCACCGGCATTCATTGAAAAATGGCAGACTGAAAAACAAAAACGACAATATATCCTGAAACAAATGCATCACGGAAACGATTCGGATGTCTTGCAAGGGAAAATCGCGAACATTGAACGGTTGATTCAAAAAATGGAAGAGGTGACGAACTGA
- the feoB gene encoding ferrous iron transport protein B: MTQKIALLGNPNTGKTSLFNRLTGSYAHVGNWSGVTVDKKVGKLHGNRGQLIDLPGVYDLDPLSADEAVVARFLMEESFDGMINIIDASQLERNLQLTAQLLEIGKPIQIGLNMMDVARNRGTTIDAEALARELGVDVFPIVARTGDGCEVLLSSIPEAAKKHTPLRIDYGQKTEQAITTIIELADLQEHERWMAVQYLAGNRVFVEYLETKSPRIIEVRKQLEHQLGRFIHAHITECRRNWAIAIRAGSVVEEKSDRKTWTDRIDAVVTHPVLGLPIFFAVLYVLFHVTFNWIGAPLSDLLGAFIEGPISSGVVFVLTQLGASGFIQDLLIDGVIAGVGGVLVFVPQIFVLFFFISFLEDSGYMARVAIVMDRFMQMVGLNGKSFIPMIIGFGCNVPGIMAARSVEEERERLVTIFISPFMSCSARLPIYAVFAGSFFASNQASVVLSLYILGIVMALLAAKVFSKVLAAEEATSLFLVEQPPYRVPQGLTLWRSTWQKGKGFVRKAGTFIFGGSVVIWLLAYTGPGGFDVNMNDSFLAMIGGLIAMLLIPLGFGTWQAGAALITGFLAKEVVVSTMAIIYAVNESELGRQLSGQFTPLSAYSFMAFVLLYVPCLATVAVIRREVGSAKWTWIASLYGLFVAYGISFLIYQTGHALGFS, translated from the coding sequence ATGACACAAAAAATTGCGTTACTTGGAAATCCGAATACCGGAAAAACTTCTTTGTTTAATCGTTTGACGGGGTCCTACGCCCATGTCGGAAACTGGTCCGGCGTGACGGTCGATAAAAAAGTCGGGAAATTGCACGGAAATCGTGGACAACTGATTGATTTACCGGGTGTCTACGATTTAGATCCATTATCTGCAGATGAAGCCGTCGTGGCACGTTTCCTGATGGAAGAGTCGTTTGATGGTATGATCAACATCATCGATGCTTCACAGTTGGAACGAAACTTACAATTGACAGCTCAACTCTTGGAAATCGGAAAACCGATTCAAATCGGATTAAATATGATGGACGTCGCCCGGAATCGTGGCACGACGATTGATGCAGAAGCATTAGCACGGGAACTGGGTGTCGATGTGTTTCCGATTGTCGCCCGGACGGGAGACGGCTGTGAAGTGTTGTTGTCATCCATTCCTGAAGCGGCAAAAAAACACACGCCCTTACGAATCGATTATGGACAAAAAACGGAACAGGCGATTACGACCATCATCGAGTTAGCTGATTTACAAGAACATGAACGTTGGATGGCTGTTCAGTATTTAGCTGGGAATCGTGTCTTCGTTGAATACCTGGAAACAAAGTCACCACGTATCATTGAAGTCCGAAAGCAGTTGGAACATCAGCTTGGGCGGTTTATTCATGCGCACATTACAGAGTGTCGGCGTAACTGGGCGATTGCGATTCGTGCCGGATCGGTCGTCGAAGAAAAATCAGATCGGAAGACATGGACGGACCGGATTGACGCGGTCGTCACGCATCCGGTTCTTGGGTTGCCTATTTTCTTCGCTGTTTTATACGTTCTGTTCCATGTCACCTTTAACTGGATAGGTGCACCTCTCTCTGATTTATTAGGTGCATTTATCGAAGGCCCGATTTCGTCGGGAGTGGTCTTTGTGCTGACTCAACTCGGTGCATCCGGATTCATTCAGGACTTATTGATTGATGGTGTCATCGCAGGTGTTGGTGGTGTCCTCGTCTTCGTTCCACAAATCTTCGTCTTGTTTTTCTTCATCTCGTTTCTTGAAGATTCCGGATACATGGCACGTGTCGCGATCGTCATGGACCGTTTCATGCAGATGGTAGGACTGAACGGAAAAAGTTTTATTCCGATGATCATTGGATTTGGTTGTAACGTTCCAGGCATCATGGCGGCACGGTCGGTAGAAGAAGAACGCGAACGCCTCGTGACGATTTTCATCTCACCGTTCATGTCGTGTTCAGCTCGTTTACCGATTTACGCTGTGTTCGCAGGAAGTTTTTTTGCAAGTAATCAGGCATCGGTCGTCTTATCGTTGTATATTCTGGGTATAGTGATGGCATTACTTGCTGCAAAAGTATTTTCAAAAGTTTTGGCGGCTGAAGAAGCAACGAGCCTGTTCCTGGTTGAACAACCACCATACCGTGTGCCTCAAGGATTGACGTTATGGCGTAGCACATGGCAAAAAGGAAAAGGTTTTGTCCGTAAGGCAGGAACATTCATTTTCGGAGGATCAGTCGTGATTTGGTTGCTTGCTTATACGGGACCAGGTGGTTTTGATGTCAATATGAATGACAGTTTTCTTGCGATGATTGGTGGTCTGATTGCGATGTTGCTGATTCCACTGGGATTTGGAACATGGCAGGCAGGAGCCGCTTTAATTACAGGTTTCCTGGCAAAGGAAGTCGTTGTTTCGACGATGGCAATCATTTACGCCGTCAATGAATCAGAACTCGGACGGCAATTATCCGGCCAGTTCACACCACTCAGTGCCTATAGCTTCATGGCGTTCGTCTTGCTATATGTGCCGTGTCTTGCGACTGTGGCAGTAATCCGACGTGAAGTCGGTAGTGCGAAATGGACGTGGATTGCCAGTTTGTATGGATTGTTTGTTGCTTATGGTATTTCATTCTTGATTTATCAAACGGGGCACGCACTCGGATTTTCATAA
- a CDS encoding FeoB-associated Cys-rich membrane protein, with translation MHVIDILIGLLVFGYAGFSLIRFTKKAKKGKCATCEVEPTCQTACDDVNWDRVIAEALKK, from the coding sequence ATGCATGTGATTGATATTTTGATTGGTCTGCTTGTCTTTGGATATGCCGGTTTTTCATTAATCCGTTTTACAAAAAAAGCGAAAAAAGGAAAATGTGCGACGTGTGAAGTAGAGCCGACATGTCAAACAGCATGTGATGACGTCAATTGGGACAGAGTCATTGCGGAAGCATTAAAGAAATAA
- a CDS encoding sugar ABC transporter substrate-binding protein, with protein sequence MRFNKSWLFVLIIWIASVLVISNMFVQKETSPKRNVVGFTIVNDKHEFAQRLINAFKAEAKTNKYEALVATSQNSRISEREQILEFVQLKVDAIFITTLDDVYIGSAIEEAKKAGIPVFAIDRMIRSDAVVSSITSNNQMIGEQLASYIKNELIKSTGQSKGRIVEITGTANVYTTNERHRGFLKGIENEPALSIVDSASGNYDPVTSERVMRQVIESGIPFDAVYCHNDDIAMGVLEALKKANISGKIVVGIDGNRAILEAVDMKSMDATVVQSAEEMMKVAFSALKLHTKNKKIPDRFYTYSYLYDGSRPIPMLN encoded by the coding sequence ATGAGATTCAACAAGTCCTGGTTGTTTGTTTTAATCATTTGGATTGCATCCGTCCTTGTCATTTCCAACATGTTTGTCCAAAAGGAAACAAGTCCTAAACGGAATGTCGTAGGATTTACAATCGTGAATGACAAACATGAATTTGCGCAACGGTTAATCAATGCCTTTAAGGCAGAGGCGAAAACCAATAAATACGAAGCGTTGGTAGCGACGTCGCAAAATTCCCGAATAAGTGAACGCGAACAGATTTTGGAATTCGTTCAATTGAAAGTTGATGCCATCTTCATCACGACACTGGATGATGTCTATATCGGAAGTGCCATCGAAGAAGCCAAAAAAGCAGGAATCCCTGTATTTGCGATCGATCGCATGATTCGTTCAGATGCTGTCGTGAGCTCGATAACATCTAATAATCAAATGATTGGGGAACAATTGGCTTCCTATATTAAGAATGAGTTAATCAAAAGTACCGGTCAATCAAAGGGACGGATCGTCGAAATCACGGGTACGGCAAACGTTTATACGACAAATGAACGGCACCGGGGATTCTTAAAAGGAATCGAAAATGAGCCGGCGCTTTCCATTGTCGATTCTGCAAGCGGAAACTACGATCCGGTCACATCCGAACGTGTCATGCGGCAGGTAATCGAGTCCGGAATTCCGTTTGATGCGGTCTACTGTCACAATGACGATATTGCGATGGGAGTACTCGAAGCATTGAAAAAAGCAAACATTTCCGGAAAAATAGTTGTCGGAATTGATGGGAATCGTGCTATATTAGAAGCTGTTGACATGAAATCGATGGACGCGACAGTCGTCCAGTCCGCTGAAGAGATGATGAAAGTCGCCTTCAGCGCGTTGAAGCTTCATACGAAAAACAAAAAAATTCCCGATCGTTTCTATACGTATTCATATTTGTATGACGGTAGTAGACCAATACCCATGTTGAACTAA
- a CDS encoding deoxyribonuclease IV codes for MKIGSHVSLSGKKMLLGASEEAASYGATTMMVYTGAPQNTRRKPISDLRIPEALLHMEANGIEEIVVHAPYIINLGNTTKPETFELAVSFLGEEIRRAEALEKAKHIVLHPGAHVGAGEEIGIKRIIEGLNEVLTGDEKVKIALETMAGKGSEIGKTFEEIAEIIAGVTHNDRLSVCLDTCHVHDAGYDLIHDLDGVLESFDRIVGIDRIGVIHVNDSKNIRGAKKDRHENIGFGEIGFDPLHRIVHHQDLAHLPKILETPYIGLDPKKKVAPYREEIAMLRSGNFDAEWRLPLIGTSI; via the coding sequence ATGAAAATCGGTTCACATGTGTCTCTTTCAGGCAAAAAAATGTTACTTGGTGCGAGTGAAGAAGCGGCCTCTTATGGTGCAACGACCATGATGGTCTATACAGGAGCACCCCAAAATACAAGACGAAAACCGATCTCCGATTTGCGAATTCCAGAAGCATTGTTGCATATGGAAGCAAACGGAATTGAAGAAATCGTCGTCCATGCACCTTATATCATCAATTTAGGCAATACGACGAAACCGGAAACGTTTGAATTAGCCGTGTCGTTTTTAGGGGAAGAAATCCGGCGGGCGGAAGCTCTCGAAAAAGCAAAACATATCGTCCTGCACCCAGGCGCACATGTCGGTGCCGGGGAAGAAATCGGAATCAAACGAATCATTGAAGGGCTCAATGAAGTGTTAACGGGAGATGAAAAAGTAAAAATCGCTCTCGAAACGATGGCCGGAAAGGGGTCAGAAATTGGTAAGACGTTCGAAGAAATTGCAGAAATCATTGCTGGTGTGACGCACAATGACCGCCTGTCCGTCTGTCTCGATACGTGTCACGTCCATGATGCCGGTTATGATCTCATTCATGATCTGGACGGAGTATTGGAATCATTCGATCGTATCGTCGGGATTGACCGTATTGGCGTGATTCATGTCAATGATTCGAAGAATATTCGCGGTGCCAAAAAAGACCGTCACGAAAATATCGGATTTGGGGAAATCGGTTTTGACCCGTTACATCGAATCGTTCATCATCAGGATTTGGCCCATTTACCAAAAATTCTTGAAACACCCTATATCGGACTGGATCCAAAAAAGAAGGTTGCACCTTATCGTGAAGAAATTGCCATGTTACGTTCGGGAAATTTTGACGCCGAGTGGCGTTTGCCACTGATCGGTACATCCATTTAA